In one Lolium rigidum isolate FL_2022 chromosome 3, APGP_CSIRO_Lrig_0.1, whole genome shotgun sequence genomic region, the following are encoded:
- the LOC124704423 gene encoding kinesin-like protein KIN-8B, with amino-acid sequence MPSIRAPASRQTATLQVAVKCRPLTDNERRRSRHIIQVIDDKNVAVLDPDLSKGYLDLIQNRTKERRYSFDHVFAPGCSNTDVYKNISSTVLGVVQGLNVTVFAYGSTGSGKTYTMVGSHNDPGLMVLSFRTIFDQIKKDDSSDTFEVSCSYLEVYNEVIYDLLEKSSGHLELREDPEHGITVAGLRRIKVHSADKILELLNIGNSRRKTESTEANATSSRSHAVLEITVRRKQKGQYGSQVLRGKLALVDLAGSERASETNNFGQKLRDGANINRSLLALANCINALGKQNKKGLAYVPYRNSKLTRILKDGLSGNSRTIMIATISPADDQYHHTTNTLKYADRAKEIKTHVHKNIGTIDTHVEDYKRMIENLQVEVSQLKKELADKEHQLTVKPAEKAADSELSWLNVLSQETGENVQERINLQKALFELEETNKHNRMELQHLDGAIARPQVNEKDYSVFQALTSRRQVILDNIRDNDEAGAGYRKDIELNESRRRQLQDMIEEATSNNGNRTYLQILSQYRLLGMNNAELQIEMAMRDQVIHNQRESLRSLWNILYGTGLNQKQILKLAAKQGLTIDGCPLPSSSPDVTPTPSFLHHGRLPPFMSSFPSPQSQSSSPSGCFFQQGFSTMSVMKNQHETPTICRQEHLSSYYMMSDSSPGAVDGRQWASGRSTPYFSTPGKPGEMHGFYPGMRSERSPYSGEQPTSYSGNEDFSARRKDSCSRER; translated from the exons ATGCCGAGCATCCGCGCTCCGGCTTCCAGGCAGACGGCCACGCTGCAG GTGGCTGTCAAGTGCAGGCCACTGACCGACAACGAGCGGCGCCGCTCCCGGCACATCATACAGGTCATCGACGACAAG AATGTAGCCGTCTTGGACCCCGATCTCTCAAAGGGCTACCTCGACCTCATCCAAAACCGGACCAAGGAGAGGAGATACAGCTTCGACCACGTCTTCGCGCCAGGATGCTCAAATACG GACGTTTATAAGAAtatttcttcaacagttttgggTGTAGTTCAAGGGCTTAATGTGACAGTCTTTGCTTATGGTTCTACCGGAAG TGGCAAAACTTATACTATGGTCGGAAGCCACAACGATCCTGGTCTTATGGTTCTTAGCTTTCGCACAATCTTTGATCAAATTAAAAAAGATGATAGTTCAGATACATTTGAAGTCTCATGTTCATATCTGGAAGTCTACAATGAG GTTATCTATGATTTGCTTGAGAAATCCTCGGGTCACCTGGAGCTTCGTGAGGATCCAGAGCATGGCATAACAGTTGCTGGTTTAAGAAGAATTAAG GTCCATTCAGCAGATAAGATTCTTGAACTCTTGAACATTGGCAACAGTAGACGCAAGACAGAGAGCACGGAAGCAAATGCAACTTCATCACG TTCACATGCTGTACTGGAGATTACTGTCAGACGAAAGCAGAAAGGACAGTATGGTAGTCAAGTTCTTCGTGGAAagcttgccttggttgatctTGCGGGCAG TGAGAGGGCTTCTGAAACGAACAACTTTGGCCAAAAGCTCAGAGACGGAGCTAACATTAATCGATCACTTCTAGCGTTAGCAAATTGCATCAATGCCCTTGGCAAGCAAAATAAGAAAGGTCTTGCATATGTTCCATATCGCAACAG CAAATTAACTCGAATCCTGAAGGATGGTCTCTCTGGTAATTCCCGAACTATTATGATCGCTACAATATCACCAGCTGATGATCAGTATCATCACACTACGAATACGCTCAAGTATGCGGATCGTGCTAAGGAGATAAAAACACATGTCCAT AAAAATATCGGAACAATTGACACTCACGTTGAAGACTATAAGAGGATGATTGAGAATCTCCAG GTTGAGGTTTCTCAGTTGAAAAAGGAATTAGCTGATAAGGAGCATCAGTTAACTGTAAAGCCTGCTGAAAAGGCTGCAGATAGTGAGCTATCTTGGCTAAATGTCCTGAGCCAGGAAACTGGTGAGAATGTTCAGGAACGCATAAATCTACAGAAAGCACTGTTTGAGCTCGAAGAAACCAATAAGCATAATCGAATGGAGCTCCAGCATCTTGACGGCGCGATTGCAAGACCGCAG GTGAATGAGAAGGATTATTCAGTTTTTCAAGCCTTAACATCAAGGAGACAAGTTATTCTTGACAACATCCGTGACAATGATGAAGCTGGTGCTGGCTACAGAAAG GATATTGAACTGAATGAAAGTCGCAGGCGTCAGCTCCAAGATATGATTGAGGAAGCTACGAGTAACAATGGGAATAGAACTTACCTGCAGATTCTCAGCCAATACAGACTTCTT GGAATGAATAATGCTGAGCTTCAAATTGAGATGGCTatgcgggatcaggtcatacatAATCAGAGGGAATCTCTAAGGAGCCTATGGAACATTCTCTATGGAACAGGGTTAAACCAGAAGCAGATTCTCAAGTTGGCAGCGAAGCAAGGGTTAACTATAGATGGCTGTCCTTTGCCTAGCTCGAGCCCTGATGTTACCCCAACACCTTCCTTTCTACACCACGGACGGCTGCCACCATTCATGTCGTCGTTTCCTAGTCCACAGTCACAGTCTTCTTCTCCAtccggttgctttttccaacAAGGTTTCAGCACCATGTCTGTTATGAAAAATCAACATGAGAcacctacaatctgtaggcaggaACATCTCAGTTCGTACTACATGATGTCTGACTCCTCGCCTGGTGCTGTTGATGGAAGACAATGGGCAAGTGGAAGGTCAACGCCATACTTTTCCACCCCAGGAAAACCTGGGGAAATGCATGGTTTCTACCCGGGGATGAGAAGTGAGCGGTCGCCATACAGCGGGGAACAGCCCACCTCTTATTCAGGAAACGAAGATTTCAGTGCGCGAAGGAAG GATTCGTGCTCTAGAGAAAGGTAA